In a single window of the Zea mays cultivar B73 chromosome 5, Zm-B73-REFERENCE-NAM-5.0, whole genome shotgun sequence genome:
- the LOC100194285 gene encoding uncharacterized protein LOC100194285, with protein sequence MECLTTSFPRNVGKEYICSSKLVSGNQWIPKRICCYVSCSTNSSRCHKFTDVACPMSPVIRKRLRWRCFAASLNLEDGPAPSDSTSSSSEQTTDADGTTNGDVSENLLSRKPSSDELKALLADSERSRLLRRLSEANQYNRFLKRQLQIKDDAVVKFKGELAVLELEMQALVGLAEEVANFDVPLGSRKINGKYIQSHLLSRLEAVHDKIMEQVKSVDALKTQEIPVYWIGMAENVQIMGSFDGWSQGEAMSMEYSGDYGRFSATLKLRPGRYEIKFLVDGEWRLSPEYPTAGDGLTQNNILVVE encoded by the exons ATGGAATGCTTAACAACAAGTTTTCCAAG AAATGTTGGAAAAGAGTACATCTGTTCAAGCAAGTTGGTGTCCGGAAACCAATGGATCCCCAAAAGGATTTGCTGCTACGTCTCTTGTTCGACAAACTCCAGTCGATGCCACAAGTTCACTGATGTGGCATGCCCCATGAGCCCAGTTATTCGAAAAAGGTTACGCTGGAGATGCTTTGCTGCAAGTTTGAACTTAGAAGATGGCCCTGCACCCTCTGACTCGACGTCATCTTCATCAGAGCAGACTACTGATGCTGATGGAACTACTAATGGTGATGTATCTGAAAATCTGCTTTCTCGAAAGCCAAGCTCTGATGAG TTAAAGGCTCTTTTGGCTGATTCGGAACGAAGTAGGCTTTTGAGAAGACTGAGTGAAGCAAATCAATATAACCGATTCCTCAAGAGACAG TTGCAAATAAAGGATGATGCAGTCGTAAAATTCAAAGGTGAACTTGCTGTTTTGGAACTAGAAATGCAG GCTCTGGTTGGCCTAGCTGAAGAGGTTGCTAATTTTGATGTTCCGTTAGGGTCTAGGAAGATAAACGGAAAATATATTCAATCTCATCTTCTCTCCAGATTAGAAG CTGTCCATGATAAGATTATGGAACAGGTAAAGAGTGTTGACGCTTTAAAGACCCAAGAAATTCCTGTCTACTGGATTGGCATGGCTGAG AATGTGCAGATCATGGGTTCATTCGACGGATGGTCACAGGGCGAGGCGATGTCCATGGAGTATTCAGGTGACTACGGAAGATTCTCTGCAACTCTGAAGCTAAGACCTGGAAG GTACGAGATCAAGTTTTTGGTTGATGGGGAATGGAGATTGTCGCCTGAATATCCCACTGCTGGAGATGGACTGACGCAGAACAACATTCTTGTTGTGGAGTAA
- the LOC100383982 gene encoding protein NLP3 produces the protein MDGVLQRFDVDLLLDGHGHGDDSLCGSERRSASGGGAQDKAGIDGAVKERIARALRIYKDAAGLDGGALVQVWAPARDGGRRVLATRGQPFVLPPPRCHRLFQYRTVSLAHAFPVGGAAVPGERGLPGRVFDAGEPEWTPNVQYYGTGEYARISYALIYDIQAALALPILDPATGACLAVLELVTTSPRLHFAADVDRLSEALQAVALRGSEICRRPAPEACNDDGAAAQVAMSEVADILNQVGEAHKLPLAQAWTRCRRCSTDTEHASLTAAGAPFYLTGADPNPNLLGFHEACVEHHLRLRSGRGGLVEEAAAARRPLFCADVTKYSMDAYPLAHHARFCELSGCLAVCARLRRGGDESMDTDGGGGAGWDECVLEFFLPPDCRDGAAQKAAAGAVAATIMERSGGGGLKAVVISGLQDLVFDIAADGECVLRPDPVAMADDVPQLELNGHGGDEWDSDEEGLHLVVAMGTTTTDIEASKMHHDEHHGGEDPRSQVGKKAAKRKGEKTVSLEELQRYFSGSLKDAAKSLGVCPTTMKRICRQHGISRWPFRKLAKANRSLDKIKRVFESVQGSSQAMAAAPAPPPAAAAASYSQQAPAVAAAPRAPALSPCLSSAPRVASSQASCQAPPPPLKEAAWHKPLRGGDASVVTVKASYRGDIVRFRVPSSAGVATVKGEVAMRLGLAPGEFDVKYLDDDNEWVLLSCDADFQECLDVIPALSGASASSGSGTAQPVVRLMVHEVAEVHGSSCGSSD, from the exons ATGGACGGCGTGCTCCAGCGATTCGACGTCGACCTCCTCCtcgacggccacggccacggcgaCGACAGCTTAT GTGGGAGCGAGCGGAGGAGcgcgagcggcggcggcgcgcaggaCAAGGCGGGCATCGACGGCGCGGTGAAGGAGCGGATCGCGCGGGCGCTGAGGATCTACAAGGACGCGGCGGGGCTCGACGGCGGGGCGCTGGTGCAGGTGTGGGCGCCGGCGcgggacgggggccggcgcgtgcTGGCCACCCGGGGCCAGCCCTTCGTGCTGCCGCCGCCGCGGTGCCACCGCCTGTTCCAGTACCGGACGGTGTCGCTCGCGCACGCCTTCCCCGTCGGCGGCGCTGCCGTGCCCGGGGAGCGGGGCCTGCCGGGGCGGGTGTTCGACGCCGGGGAGCCCGAGTGGACGCCCAACGTGCAGTACTACGGCACCGGCGAGTACGCGCGCATCAGCTACGCGCTCATCTACGACATCCAggccgcgctcgcgctgcccatCCTTGACCCCGCCACGGGGGCTTGCCTCGCCGTGCTCGAGCTCGTCACCACCTCGCCCAGGCTCCACTTCGCCGCCGACGTCGACAGGCTCTCCGAGGCGCTTCAG GCTGTGGCGTTGAGGGGCTCCGAGATCTGCCGCCGCCCAGCACCCGAG GCATGCAACGACGATGGGGCGGCGGCTCAGGTGGCCATGTCGGAGGTTGCAGACATCTTGAACCAAGTAGGCGAGGCTCACAAGCTGCCACTAGCGCAGGCCTGGACCAGGTGCAGGCGCTGCAGCACCGACACGGAGCACGCCTCCCTGACGGCTGCCGGCGCACCGTTCTACCTCACCGGCGCGGACCCAAACCCAAACCTGCTCGGCTTCCACGAGGCCTGCGTGGAGCACCACCTGCGGCTACGGTCCGGCCGGGGCGGGCTCGTGGAGGAAGCGGCCGCGGCGCGGCGGCCCCTCTTCTGCGCCGACGTCACCAAGTACTCCATGGACGCGTACCCGCTGGCGCACCACGCGCGGTTCTGCGAACTGTCCGGCTGCCTCGCCGTGTGCGCGCGGCTGCGCCGCGGCGGCGACGAGTCCATGGAcacggacggcggcggcggcgccggctgGGACGAGTGCGTGCTGGAGTTCTTCCTCCCGCCGGACTGCAGGGACGGCGCGGCGCAGAAGGCGGCAGCGGGCGCCGTCGCGGCTACCATCATGGAGCGGTCTGGCGGTGGCGGTCTGAAGGCGGTCGTGATAAGTGGGTTGCAGGATTTGGTGTTTGACATCGCCGCAGATGGCGAGTGCGTGCTTCGGCCTGATCCTGTGGCCATGGCTGATGATGTTCCTCAGCTTGAGCTGAACGGTCATGGAGGAgacgagtgggactcggatgagGAGGGTCTGCATCTGGTGGTAGCTATGGGTACCACCACTACAGACATTGAAGCATCCAAGATGCACCATGACGAACACCATGGTGGCGAGGATCCGAGATCACAAGTTGGCAAGAAGGCGGCGAAAAGGAAAGGCGAGAAAACTGTCAGTTTGGAGGAACTGCAGCGCTACTTCTCTGGAAGCCTGAAAGATGCGGCCAAGAGTCTCGGTG TTTGTCCGACAACGATGAAGCGCATCTGCAGGCAGCACGGCATCTCCAGGTGGCCGTTCCGCAAGCTCGCCAAGGCGAACCGCTCCCTGGACAAGATCAAGCGCGTCTTCGAGTCGGTGCAAGGCTCATCACAGGCCATGGCCGCCGCTCCTGCTCCTCcacctgccgccgccgctgcttcCTATTCTCAGCAAGCTCCAGCCGTGGCCGCTGCTCCCCGCGCACCTGCTTTATCACCATGCCTATCGAGTGCTCCGAGAGTGGCCTCCTCCCAAGCCTCATGccaagcgccgccgccgcctctgaaGGAGGCCGCATGGCACAAGCCTTTGCGCGGCGGGGACGCCAGCGTGGTCACTGTCAAGGCGAGCTACAGAGGGGACATCGTCAGGTTCAGGGTGCCGAGCTCCGCAGGCGTCGCGACGGTGAAGGGGGAGGTGGCCATGAGGCTGGGGCTGGCGCCCGGCGAGTTCGACGTCAAGTACCTGGACGATGACAACGAGTGGGTGCTCTTGTCTTGCGACGCCGACTTCCAGGAGTGCCTCGACGTCATCCCGGCGTTGTCAGGCGCGTCAGCGTCGTCTGGCTCCGGGACGGCTCAGCCGGTGGTCAGGCTAATGGTGCACGAGGTAGCTGAGGTCCATGGGAGCTCCTGTGGCAGCTCAGATTAG